In Prosthecochloris sp. GSB1, the following proteins share a genomic window:
- the hslV gene encoding ATP-dependent protease subunit HslV — MGSKTHEKPSIRATTVIGVLRNGKAALGSDGQMTLGNTVIKHSTRKIRRISQGGTDIVTGFAGATADAVTLLDRFQEKLQAYGGQLERSAVELAKDWRMDKYLRRLEAMLAVVSRDKALIISGTGDVIEPEDGIVAIGSGSMYALASARALLTHTDLEAVDIVRESLGIAADICIYTNDRIVLEEL, encoded by the coding sequence GTGGGAAGCAAGACGCATGAAAAGCCCTCGATCAGGGCGACGACGGTTATCGGGGTGCTCAGGAACGGCAAGGCTGCGCTCGGCAGCGACGGCCAGATGACCCTCGGCAATACGGTCATCAAGCACAGTACGAGAAAAATCCGCAGGATAAGTCAGGGCGGTACGGATATCGTGACGGGTTTCGCGGGCGCTACAGCCGACGCGGTAACCTTGCTCGACCGTTTTCAGGAAAAACTTCAGGCTTACGGAGGTCAGCTCGAACGCTCGGCGGTCGAACTCGCCAAGGACTGGAGAATGGACAAGTACCTCCGGCGTCTCGAGGCGATGCTCGCCGTTGTGAGCAGGGACAAGGCCCTGATCATTTCCGGGACCGGAGACGTCATCGAGCCGGAGGACGGCATCGTCGCCATCGGAAGCGGCAGCATGTATGCTCTCGCCTCTGCCAGGGCCCTTCTGACGCATACCGATCTGGAAGCCGTCGATATCGTCAGGGAAAGCCTCGGGATCGCCGCCGACATCTGTATCTATACCAACGACCGCATAGTGCTGGAGGAACTTTAG